The following coding sequences are from one Niveibacterium umoris window:
- a CDS encoding DegQ family serine endoprotease: MSVRTNVFGMLLCQLVLALGVWSGSVAARDLPELADLVDRSAPAVVNVSTEQIRTRGKRADSDAKDPMQEWFRRFMPKHPRIPRDEDEGDSMGSGFIISADGYILTNAHVVEDADSILVRLTDKREFRGRLIGADKRSDVALIKIDAVGLPRVPVGDSSKLRVGDWVMAIGSPFGFDHTVTAGIVSAKGRSLPDESLVPFIQTDVAINPGNSGGPLFNLKGEVVGINSQIYSETGGFMGLSFAIPIEVAMDVQNQLRTFGRVTRGRIGVVIQEVTKDVADSFALKSPVGALVSSVEKGGPAERAGVAIGDVILKFDNKPVATSSDLPRLVGATRPGSRSSMQVWRRGAVKDVALVVEEFADEAPEPRRVPPKRVEGAGTNRLGLVVAQLSSEQRRHYRGEIGVSVKDVRGVAARAQLQGGDVILSAARKGAPVEFRNVEQFNRFAASIEQGESVSLLVRRGDTQSFVSLRVPE; encoded by the coding sequence ATGAGCGTGCGCACGAACGTATTTGGAATGCTGCTTTGCCAGTTGGTCCTTGCGCTGGGTGTCTGGTCTGGTTCCGTTGCCGCTCGCGACTTGCCGGAGCTGGCGGATCTGGTGGACCGCTCGGCGCCGGCGGTCGTTAACGTAAGCACCGAGCAGATCCGTACTCGTGGCAAGCGTGCCGATTCGGATGCCAAGGATCCGATGCAGGAATGGTTTCGACGTTTCATGCCGAAGCATCCCCGGATTCCGCGCGATGAAGATGAAGGCGATTCGATGGGCTCTGGCTTCATCATTTCCGCCGACGGCTACATCCTGACCAATGCGCATGTCGTGGAGGATGCCGATAGCATCCTTGTGCGACTGACCGACAAACGGGAATTCCGTGGTCGCCTGATTGGCGCGGACAAGCGATCGGATGTGGCGCTGATCAAGATCGATGCCGTGGGCTTGCCAAGAGTTCCGGTAGGCGACAGCAGCAAGTTGCGGGTTGGCGACTGGGTCATGGCTATCGGTTCGCCATTCGGTTTCGATCACACCGTGACCGCGGGCATCGTGAGTGCCAAGGGGCGCTCCTTGCCCGACGAGTCTTTGGTCCCATTCATTCAGACTGACGTTGCGATCAACCCGGGCAATTCCGGTGGGCCGCTGTTCAATCTGAAAGGCGAAGTCGTGGGTATCAACTCGCAGATCTACAGCGAGACCGGCGGCTTCATGGGGCTTTCCTTTGCCATACCGATTGAAGTGGCAATGGACGTTCAGAATCAGCTGCGAACCTTTGGTCGGGTGACCCGCGGGCGAATCGGCGTGGTCATCCAGGAGGTCACCAAGGATGTGGCCGACAGTTTTGCCTTGAAGAGCCCGGTCGGGGCGCTGGTCAGCAGTGTGGAAAAAGGTGGACCCGCGGAGCGCGCGGGCGTTGCGATTGGCGATGTGATCCTGAAATTCGATAACAAGCCGGTCGCCACATCTTCCGACCTGCCTCGTCTGGTCGGGGCAACCCGGCCCGGCTCGCGCTCGTCAATGCAGGTTTGGCGCCGTGGCGCGGTCAAAGATGTGGCTTTGGTCGTTGAAGAGTTCGCCGATGAAGCGCCAGAACCGCGCCGCGTGCCACCCAAACGCGTGGAAGGCGCGGGGACCAATCGCCTCGGCTTGGTTGTGGCGCAACTTTCATCCGAGCAGCGACGCCACTATCGCGGCGAAATCGGGGTTTCCGTCAAGGATGTCCGAGGGGTCGCGGCGAGAGCGCAATTGCAGGGCGGGGACGTGATCCTGTCCGCCGCGCGCAAGGGGGCTCCGGTGGAGTTCCGCAACGTCGAGCAGTTCAACCGCTTTGCCGCCTCGATCGAGCAGGGCGAAAGTGTCTCGCTGCTGGTGCGTCGGGGCGATACACAGAGTTTTGTCAGTCTGCGGGTGCCAGAGTAG
- a CDS encoding SoxR reducing system RseC family protein translates to MTTRKAIVLRVEGGAAIVKVGAEGGCGRCNETGGCGSDVLGKIFGGRCTTYAVESDAALQAGDEVEVVVNPRAPLLAAGVAYGLPLAGMLLGAVIGSIAANDAGAVAGALTGCVAGALLAKMLAKRWVAQFNVQVVASSPEALSGRAT, encoded by the coding sequence ATGACGACTCGCAAGGCAATTGTTCTTCGCGTAGAAGGCGGAGCCGCGATCGTCAAGGTCGGCGCCGAAGGGGGCTGTGGCCGTTGCAATGAAACCGGGGGATGTGGCTCGGATGTCCTGGGCAAGATCTTCGGCGGGCGTTGCACGACGTATGCGGTGGAATCGGACGCTGCGCTGCAGGCTGGCGACGAGGTGGAGGTCGTCGTAAATCCGCGTGCGCCGCTCCTGGCTGCGGGCGTCGCCTATGGCTTGCCGCTTGCCGGGATGTTGCTGGGGGCGGTAATCGGATCCATCGCCGCCAACGATGCAGGCGCAGTGGCTGGCGCGCTGACCGGCTGCGTTGCGGGCGCCCTGCTAGCAAAGATGCTGGCGAAAAGGTGGGTGGCGCAGTTCAACGTTCAGGTCGTCGCGTCGAGTCCGGAAGCACTATCGGGAAGGGCGACATGA
- a CDS encoding DUF4845 domain-containing protein, with product MRKQQRGISLIGTLIAAILIIGAIIMAMRMVPVYNEYFAVKKALTAIASSGDASSPEAIRSMFNRKASVEDINSVTMNDLAISKENGRWIVTAEWQRTIPLVANISLLFQFSASSAADPAAAQ from the coding sequence ATGCGGAAACAACAGCGTGGGATTTCCTTGATTGGCACCTTGATTGCGGCGATCCTCATTATCGGCGCGATCATCATGGCCATGCGAATGGTGCCCGTCTATAACGAGTATTTCGCGGTTAAGAAGGCGTTGACTGCAATTGCATCTAGCGGCGACGCGTCAAGTCCCGAAGCAATTCGGAGTATGTTCAATCGCAAAGCAAGTGTCGAAGACATCAATTCTGTAACGATGAATGACCTCGCGATCAGCAAGGAGAACGGTCGTTGGATTGTCACCGCAGAGTGGCAGCGAACGATTCCACTCGTCGCGAACATAAGTTTGCTGTTCCAGTTTTCGGCTTCAAGCGCAGCAGATCCTGCAGCTGCACAATAG
- a CDS encoding MucB/RseB C-terminal domain-containing protein: MRRALVACCCAIAVMSPASAADRPDAIAWLGKVSSAAASLTFSGTFVYQAGKSSETSRIAHITDATGDYERLETLDGPPREIVRSNGEVRFYLPQEKIVISDHAMPRRFPAWSHFSPDQLAGNYGVRMGSLDRVAGLPAQQVLLDARDGLRYSHVFWIEPASGLLLKSRMLDANGGSVEQFAFSEVTIGGLVERDKVRSSYAVLAKDWREINARGEVVKPEENWVTCGAHVPGFKQISAVRRRIKAGGAEALHLVFSDGLATISVFVEPTSGSSTATLGESSTGPTRIFKRALTGQYLVTALGEVPPETVRRLAEAIEIKRK, encoded by the coding sequence ATGAGGCGCGCGCTGGTCGCGTGCTGTTGCGCCATTGCCGTCATGAGTCCCGCGTCCGCGGCAGATCGCCCGGACGCTATTGCATGGCTGGGTAAAGTCAGCAGCGCCGCTGCGTCGCTGACTTTTTCTGGGACCTTTGTCTACCAGGCCGGGAAATCGTCCGAAACGTCGCGCATTGCCCACATCACTGATGCGACGGGCGACTACGAGCGACTCGAAACGCTCGACGGGCCCCCACGGGAAATCGTGCGCAGTAATGGCGAGGTCCGTTTCTACCTGCCACAAGAGAAGATCGTCATCTCTGACCATGCCATGCCGCGTCGATTCCCGGCGTGGTCACATTTTTCGCCGGATCAATTGGCCGGAAACTATGGCGTACGCATGGGGTCGCTCGACCGCGTAGCTGGCTTGCCTGCGCAGCAGGTGCTGCTCGATGCGCGTGATGGCTTGCGATATAGCCACGTATTCTGGATCGAGCCGGCCAGCGGTCTGCTGCTGAAGTCTCGCATGCTCGACGCGAATGGTGGGTCGGTCGAACAGTTTGCCTTTTCTGAAGTCACGATTGGTGGTTTGGTCGAGCGTGACAAGGTGCGTTCATCCTATGCAGTTCTCGCAAAGGACTGGCGCGAGATCAATGCGCGCGGCGAGGTCGTCAAGCCGGAAGAGAACTGGGTGACCTGCGGTGCGCATGTCCCGGGCTTCAAGCAGATCAGTGCTGTCCGGCGCAGGATCAAGGCCGGCGGCGCCGAGGCTTTGCATCTTGTTTTCTCCGATGGCTTGGCGACCATTTCGGTATTCGTAGAGCCTACATCGGGCAGTTCCACAGCGACCCTTGGAGAGAGCAGCACAGGCCCAACTCGCATATTCAAGCGTGCGCTGACGGGGCAGTATCTGGTGACTGCGCTGGGAGAAGTGCCGCCGGAAACTGTACGCAGACTGGCCGAAGCCATTGAGATCAAGCGCAAATGA
- the fabF gene encoding beta-ketoacyl-ACP synthase II — translation MGGRRVVITGLGIISPVGNSISEAWDNILNGRSGITHVTRFDASVLPVQIAGEVKNFDVTTYVSGKEARRYDKFVHYGVAAAIDALKDAGIGEHPENAERIGVCIGSGIGGLPMIEDTLRAAFEGGARKISPFFVPGSIINMISGLLSIQYGFKGPNFATVSACATGNHAIGEAQRLIEYGDADVIVAGGAEGTVSFLGMGGFCAARALSGRNDDPAGASRPWDEGRDGFVLGEGAGVLVLEEYEHAKARGAKIYAELAGYGMSADANHVTAPCEDGEGASRSMRNALRNAKTDVAEIDYINAHGTSTPLGDLAETVAVKRCFGDHAYKLAVSSTKSMTGHLLGAAGGIEAVFTTLAIRDQIAPPTINLDSPSEGCDLDYVPKVARKMKIDVAMSNSFGFGGTNSTLVFRKV, via the coding sequence TTGGGCGGTCGTAGAGTCGTCATCACCGGTCTCGGCATTATCAGCCCGGTCGGTAATTCCATCTCCGAAGCCTGGGACAACATCCTTAATGGGCGTTCCGGCATCACTCATGTCACGCGTTTTGATGCTTCGGTCTTGCCGGTGCAGATTGCCGGCGAAGTAAAGAACTTCGACGTAACGACGTACGTCTCTGGCAAGGAGGCGCGTCGCTACGACAAGTTTGTGCATTACGGTGTCGCAGCGGCAATCGATGCGCTCAAGGATGCGGGCATCGGCGAGCATCCTGAAAATGCCGAACGTATCGGCGTTTGCATCGGTTCCGGCATCGGTGGTTTGCCGATGATCGAGGACACCTTGCGCGCAGCATTTGAGGGCGGTGCGCGCAAGATCTCGCCCTTCTTCGTGCCTGGGTCGATCATCAACATGATCTCAGGGCTGTTGTCGATCCAGTACGGTTTCAAGGGGCCCAATTTCGCCACAGTCAGCGCTTGTGCGACTGGCAATCATGCTATCGGCGAGGCGCAGCGTCTGATCGAGTACGGTGATGCTGATGTCATTGTTGCCGGTGGGGCTGAGGGCACCGTGTCCTTCCTTGGAATGGGTGGCTTCTGTGCGGCACGCGCGCTTTCGGGGAGAAACGACGATCCCGCCGGTGCCAGTCGTCCGTGGGATGAGGGCCGTGATGGGTTCGTGCTGGGCGAAGGCGCCGGTGTGCTCGTGCTCGAAGAGTACGAACATGCAAAAGCGCGTGGCGCAAAGATCTATGCAGAGCTTGCCGGCTACGGCATGAGTGCAGACGCCAACCACGTTACGGCACCGTGCGAGGATGGCGAGGGCGCATCGCGCAGCATGCGCAACGCGCTCCGCAACGCGAAGACCGACGTTGCCGAGATCGACTACATCAATGCGCATGGCACTTCGACGCCGCTCGGTGATCTGGCCGAAACGGTGGCGGTGAAGCGTTGTTTTGGTGATCACGCGTACAAGCTCGCAGTGAGTTCGACCAAGTCGATGACTGGGCACCTGCTAGGCGCCGCTGGCGGCATCGAGGCGGTGTTCACGACCCTTGCAATTCGCGATCAGATCGCGCCGCCGACGATCAATCTCGATTCGCCCAGCGAGGGGTGTGACTTGGATTACGTGCCAAAGGTGGCCCGCAAGATGAAGATCGATGTTGCTATGTCGAATTCATTCGGTTTTGGCGGCACCAACTCGACACTGGTGTTCCGCAAAGTCTGA
- the rpoE gene encoding RNA polymerase sigma factor RpoE, giving the protein MSDRQLDLQLVERAQRGDKQAFGLLVSKYQRKLARLLSRMIRDPAEVEDVTQEAFIKAYRALPAFRGDSAFYTWLYRIGINTAKNYLVSQGRRAPTSTDIDSEEAEGYEEGDLLRDNDTPERLLLTKQIGETVNVAIEALPEELRTAIVLREIEGLSYDEIATVMGCPIGTVRSRIFRAREAIAERLRPLLDTNPEKRW; this is encoded by the coding sequence ATGAGCGACCGTCAGTTGGATTTGCAGTTGGTTGAGCGTGCGCAGCGCGGAGACAAGCAGGCCTTTGGTCTCTTGGTTTCCAAGTATCAGCGCAAGCTCGCGCGACTGCTTTCGCGGATGATTCGAGATCCGGCAGAAGTCGAGGATGTGACGCAGGAAGCCTTCATCAAGGCATACCGTGCCCTGCCTGCTTTTCGCGGCGACAGTGCGTTCTATACCTGGCTGTACCGGATCGGGATCAACACTGCAAAGAATTACCTGGTGTCGCAGGGTCGTCGCGCCCCGACATCGACGGATATTGATTCGGAAGAGGCGGAAGGGTACGAAGAAGGCGACTTGCTGCGCGACAACGACACGCCCGAAAGGCTGTTGTTGACCAAGCAGATCGGTGAAACCGTTAACGTGGCGATCGAGGCATTGCCGGAAGAGTTGCGAACAGCAATCGTCTTGCGGGAAATAGAAGGATTGAGTTACGACGAGATCGCCACCGTTATGGGGTGTCCGATCGGAACAGTGAGATCACGGATTTTTCGGGCGCGCGAAGCTATAGCGGAGCGCTTGCGGCCGCTGCTCGATACGAATCCGGAAAAACGATGGTGA
- the nadB gene encoding L-aspartate oxidase — translation MQRPGRMEIVQSTAGSFVASARDALRRPRAIFAHPLSHGSAPRAVIPVLQFDVLILGSGLAGQSLALRLADHHSVALVTKCQLEDSASSWAQGGIAAVVDPMDSIEAHVKDTHIAGAGICDDDATRFVVEHGREAIQWLASQGVPFTPAEEGPLHMHLTREGGHSHRRIVHVADATGAAVQETLTQKVRAHPNIRVFEHHIAVDLIVGHRIGRGNAGCLGAYILDIAADRVSTFAARNTVLATGGAGKVYLYTTNPDTATGDGIAMAWRAGCRVANMEFIQFHPTCLYHPQAKSFLISEAVRGEGGLLRLADGTRFMPHHDPRGELAPRDIVARAIDYEMKRHGLDCVYLDISHRPADFIKGHFPNIYARCVELGIDITREPIPVVPAAHYTCGGVLTDLRARTDLPGLYAVGETACSGLHGANRLASNSLLECVVFGEAAAQDIIDHPRTIADDLPEWDESKVTDADESVVIAHNWDELRRFMWDYVGIVRTTKRLQRAQHRIALLHREIDEFYANFRVSNDLIELRNLVVSAELIVRGALLRKESRGLHYSRDYPDMLPKGKPTILRNARWPKDMERWTNQR, via the coding sequence TTGCAAAGACCCGGCAGAATGGAAATAGTTCAGTCAACAGCAGGGTCATTTGTCGCGTCCGCACGGGATGCCCTGCGACGGCCACGTGCTATATTTGCGCATCCCCTTTCTCACGGTAGCGCGCCCCGCGCCGTCATTCCCGTGCTTCAGTTCGACGTCCTGATCCTTGGCAGCGGTCTTGCTGGCCAATCGCTTGCTCTGCGGCTCGCAGATCACCATTCGGTCGCCCTCGTCACCAAGTGCCAACTCGAAGACAGCGCCAGTTCATGGGCACAAGGCGGTATTGCTGCGGTGGTCGATCCGATGGATTCGATCGAGGCGCACGTCAAGGACACGCATATCGCCGGCGCCGGCATCTGCGATGACGATGCCACGCGCTTCGTTGTCGAGCACGGTCGTGAAGCTATCCAGTGGCTCGCCTCTCAAGGCGTCCCCTTCACACCCGCAGAAGAAGGTCCGCTGCACATGCACCTGACGCGCGAAGGCGGACACAGCCATCGCCGGATCGTGCACGTCGCCGACGCGACCGGCGCTGCGGTGCAGGAGACGCTGACCCAGAAAGTGCGCGCTCATCCGAACATTCGGGTCTTCGAACATCACATTGCGGTTGATCTGATCGTCGGACACCGCATCGGGCGCGGCAACGCTGGCTGCCTTGGCGCCTACATTCTGGACATCGCTGCTGATCGGGTGAGTACCTTTGCGGCCCGCAATACCGTGCTTGCGACTGGAGGCGCCGGCAAGGTGTACCTCTACACCACCAACCCTGACACAGCGACCGGCGATGGCATCGCGATGGCGTGGCGTGCGGGCTGTCGGGTCGCGAACATGGAGTTCATCCAGTTTCATCCGACTTGTTTGTACCACCCGCAGGCGAAATCGTTTCTGATTTCCGAGGCCGTTCGGGGGGAAGGCGGGTTGCTCCGTTTGGCTGATGGCACCCGATTCATGCCGCATCACGACCCGCGCGGCGAACTTGCGCCGCGCGACATCGTTGCCCGCGCAATCGACTACGAGATGAAGCGCCACGGCCTCGATTGCGTCTACCTGGACATCAGTCACCGGCCGGCAGACTTCATCAAGGGACATTTCCCCAACATCTACGCCCGCTGTGTGGAGTTGGGCATAGACATCACGCGCGAACCGATTCCGGTCGTTCCCGCTGCGCACTACACCTGCGGCGGCGTCCTCACCGACCTACGCGCACGGACCGACCTCCCCGGTCTATACGCAGTCGGAGAAACCGCGTGTTCCGGATTGCATGGTGCGAACCGCCTCGCGAGCAACTCTTTGCTCGAATGCGTGGTCTTTGGAGAAGCCGCGGCACAGGACATCATTGATCATCCGCGCACGATCGCTGACGACCTTCCGGAATGGGACGAGAGCAAGGTGACCGACGCAGATGAATCAGTGGTGATCGCGCACAACTGGGACGAACTCCGCCGCTTCATGTGGGATTACGTCGGCATCGTCCGCACTACCAAACGCCTTCAACGCGCACAGCACCGCATCGCGCTGCTGCACAGGGAAATTGACGAGTTCTATGCCAACTTCCGCGTCAGCAACGACCTGATTGAACTGCGGAATCTAGTTGTCAGCGCTGAACTGATCGTGCGCGGTGCACTACTGCGCAAAGAAAGCCGAGGGCTGCATTACAGCCGCGACTATCCCGATATGCTCCCCAAGGGGAAGCCGACGATACTCAGAAATGCTCGCTGGCCGAAGGATATGGAGCGCTGGACGAATCAGCGTTAA
- a CDS encoding protein YgfX produces MRLAGEIRPQASVFFWGLLVGLHACALLLLNFPGVSGVALGPGLVAVCASAMLAYRAWSAARGLVITLTDEGQIHVRGPGCEPQAIALNRESKDYGFFVVLCWRRPASGGMLRLCLTKAALTDAEWRLLRSWLRWRAFNADSSSAPYPSASEHF; encoded by the coding sequence ATGAGGCTTGCCGGCGAAATTCGTCCGCAAGCCTCAGTCTTTTTCTGGGGCTTGCTTGTCGGGCTTCATGCGTGCGCCTTGCTGCTTTTGAACTTCCCAGGCGTTTCGGGCGTGGCACTCGGGCCTGGGTTGGTCGCGGTTTGCGCGTCTGCAATGCTCGCATACCGTGCTTGGTCCGCGGCTCGTGGGCTTGTCATCACACTCACCGATGAAGGCCAGATCCACGTCCGCGGTCCGGGCTGCGAACCGCAGGCGATAGCGCTCAATCGCGAATCGAAGGACTACGGTTTCTTTGTCGTGCTGTGTTGGCGGCGTCCCGCGTCCGGAGGAATGCTGCGGCTGTGCTTGACGAAAGCGGCGCTGACTGATGCCGAATGGCGCTTGCTGCGTAGCTGGTTACGTTGGCGCGCGTTTAACGCTGATTCGTCCAGCGCTCCATATCCTTCGGCCAGCGAGCATTTCTGA
- the lepB gene encoding signal peptidase I, with product MDFALILFVLSVVTGALWCADRFVFRKKRPEGSPEPVWVEWGAGFFPILLAIFLLRSFLVEPFRIPSGSMIPTLLVGDFILVNKFAYGIRLPVIDKKIVDTGSPKRGDVVVFRYPQNPSQDYIKRVVGLPGDSIEYINKRLRVNGQEIAVRQVEDYLHTDRLQYSHRYVEKLGETDHQLLNDADAPPFVAQTLPYPGRENCVYTVEGVRCKVPPGHYFMMGDNRDQSSDSRVWGFVPDENLRGKAFFVWFHFGDLSRIGSFH from the coding sequence GTGGATTTCGCGTTGATTCTGTTCGTGCTTTCGGTGGTGACCGGCGCACTTTGGTGTGCGGACCGCTTTGTTTTCCGCAAGAAGCGCCCGGAAGGATCGCCGGAGCCGGTGTGGGTTGAATGGGGCGCGGGATTCTTTCCGATTCTGTTGGCGATTTTTTTGCTGCGTTCGTTTCTGGTTGAGCCGTTCCGAATTCCTTCTGGCTCGATGATTCCGACGCTTTTGGTCGGCGATTTCATTCTGGTCAATAAGTTTGCATATGGCATCCGTCTTCCTGTGATCGACAAGAAGATCGTCGATACCGGTTCTCCCAAGCGCGGCGACGTGGTGGTTTTTCGCTACCCGCAGAACCCGTCACAGGACTACATCAAACGGGTTGTCGGACTGCCCGGCGACTCGATTGAATACATCAACAAGCGCCTGCGCGTAAACGGTCAGGAAATTGCGGTTCGTCAGGTCGAGGATTACCTTCATACCGATCGGCTTCAGTACTCGCACCGATATGTCGAAAAACTTGGCGAAACCGATCACCAACTCCTGAACGACGCCGACGCGCCGCCTTTCGTGGCCCAAACGCTGCCTTATCCTGGTCGCGAGAACTGTGTCTATACTGTGGAAGGCGTTCGTTGCAAGGTGCCGCCCGGCCATTACTTCATGATGGGTGACAACCGGGATCAGAGTTCCGACTCTCGCGTCTGGGGCTTTGTGCCTGATGAAAACCTGCGCGGCAAGGCGTTCTTTGTCTGGTTCCATTTCGGGGATCTGTCCCGGATTGGATCGTTCCACTGA
- a CDS encoding sigma-E factor negative regulatory protein, translating into MKEQLSALIDGELDADQVSRSCDAIKVNRDLRKCWNEYALIGDVMRGELALRSDFTDDVLRRLEQEPTVLAPSVRATTARSKSAWDRYLPIAATIAGVAVVGWMGVRTGLPATAPASAHPTLVRQQAPAQDTERAYLLAHHGYAGAQAVPGVGYYMRTAADVQNGEMAR; encoded by the coding sequence ATGAAAGAGCAGTTGTCGGCATTGATCGATGGTGAATTGGATGCGGACCAGGTATCGCGTTCTTGCGATGCCATCAAGGTCAATCGCGATTTGCGCAAGTGCTGGAACGAATATGCCCTGATCGGCGACGTGATGAGGGGCGAGCTGGCGCTCCGCAGTGATTTCACCGACGATGTACTGCGAAGACTGGAGCAGGAGCCGACGGTGTTGGCGCCCAGTGTCCGCGCGACCACGGCACGATCAAAAAGCGCATGGGACCGTTACTTGCCCATCGCCGCCACCATCGCCGGTGTGGCCGTCGTGGGCTGGATGGGCGTGCGCACGGGCCTGCCGGCAACGGCGCCAGCATCTGCCCATCCGACACTTGTGCGGCAACAGGCGCCCGCGCAGGATACCGAGCGCGCATACCTGTTGGCGCATCACGGCTACGCGGGGGCGCAGGCGGTGCCCGGTGTGGGCTACTACATGCGAACGGCTGCCGATGTGCAGAACGGAGAGATGGCACGATGA
- the lepA gene encoding translation elongation factor 4, which translates to MQHIRNFSIIAHIDHGKSTLADRLIQRCGGLSDREMEAQVLDSMDIERERGITIKAQTAALSYRAKDGQVYNLNLIDTPGHVDFSYEVSRSLAACEGALLVVDASQGVEAQTVANCYTAIEQGVEVVPVLNKMDLPSADPDSARQEVEDVIGIDATEAIPCSAKTGMGIDEILEAIISKVPAPRGTVDAPLKALIIDSWFDNYVGVVMLVRVVDGALRPKDKILFMSNGAQHLCEQVGVFTPKSVSRDQLSAGEVGFVIAGIKELTSAKVGDTITIANKAASEPLEGFKEIKPQVFAGLYPVEASEYDQLRESLEKLKLNDASLQYEPEVSQALGFGFRCGFLGLLHMEIVQERLEREFDMDLITTAPTVVYEVVLSSGEVIKVENPSKLPEISKIEEIREPIITATIFVPQDYLGPVITLCNQKRGNQVDMHYHGRQVKLIYDMPMAEVVMDFFDKLKSVSRGYASLDYDFKEYRTADVVKLDILVSSEKVDALSVIVHRANAQYRGRELAAKLRELIPRQMFDVAVQAAIGSHIIARETIKALRKNVLAKCYGGDITRKKKLLEKQKEGKRRMKQVGNVEIPQEAFLAVLRVEDGK; encoded by the coding sequence ATGCAGCACATCAGAAACTTTTCGATCATTGCCCATATCGACCACGGCAAGTCTACGCTTGCCGACCGGCTCATCCAGCGTTGCGGCGGCCTTTCCGACCGTGAAATGGAGGCTCAGGTGCTCGATTCGATGGATATCGAGCGCGAGCGGGGCATCACGATCAAGGCACAGACAGCCGCGCTGTCCTACCGCGCAAAAGATGGACAGGTCTACAACCTGAACCTCATCGATACGCCCGGACATGTTGACTTCTCTTACGAGGTCAGCCGATCGCTTGCTGCGTGCGAAGGTGCACTGTTGGTGGTCGACGCTTCGCAAGGTGTTGAAGCACAGACCGTGGCCAACTGCTACACGGCAATCGAGCAGGGTGTCGAAGTGGTGCCTGTTCTGAACAAGATGGATCTGCCCTCGGCGGATCCCGATAGCGCACGTCAGGAAGTCGAAGACGTCATCGGGATCGACGCAACCGAGGCGATCCCCTGTTCCGCCAAGACCGGCATGGGCATCGACGAAATCCTCGAAGCGATCATCAGCAAGGTGCCCGCTCCGCGCGGCACGGTCGATGCACCGCTCAAGGCGCTGATCATCGATTCCTGGTTCGACAACTACGTCGGCGTCGTGATGCTTGTGCGAGTCGTCGATGGCGCGCTGCGCCCCAAAGACAAGATCCTGTTCATGAGCAACGGTGCGCAGCACCTTTGCGAGCAGGTAGGTGTATTTACGCCGAAATCGGTGTCGCGGGATCAGTTGTCCGCGGGCGAAGTCGGTTTCGTGATTGCCGGCATCAAGGAGCTGACCTCTGCGAAGGTGGGCGACACGATAACCATCGCCAACAAGGCGGCGTCTGAACCGCTTGAAGGCTTCAAGGAAATCAAACCACAGGTCTTCGCAGGCCTCTATCCGGTCGAGGCGAGCGAATACGATCAACTGCGCGAGTCGCTTGAAAAGCTCAAACTCAACGACGCCTCGCTCCAATATGAGCCGGAGGTGTCGCAGGCGCTGGGGTTCGGTTTCCGTTGCGGTTTTCTTGGCCTGTTGCACATGGAGATCGTGCAGGAGCGTCTGGAACGCGAATTCGACATGGACCTGATCACGACTGCGCCGACCGTGGTGTATGAGGTCGTGCTCAGCAGCGGCGAAGTGATCAAGGTCGAAAATCCGTCGAAGCTTCCTGAAATCTCGAAGATTGAGGAGATTCGGGAACCGATCATCACCGCGACAATCTTCGTGCCGCAGGACTATCTCGGCCCGGTCATCACGCTTTGCAATCAGAAGCGCGGCAATCAGGTCGATATGCACTATCACGGCCGTCAGGTGAAGTTGATTTACGACATGCCCATGGCCGAAGTCGTCATGGATTTCTTCGATAAATTGAAGTCGGTATCTCGTGGCTATGCATCGCTTGACTACGATTTCAAGGAATACCGCACGGCAGACGTCGTGAAGCTCGACATCCTCGTCTCGAGCGAAAAGGTCGACGCCCTGTCGGTGATCGTCCATCGCGCCAATGCCCAATATCGCGGTCGTGAACTCGCGGCAAAGCTGCGCGAGTTGATTCCGCGCCAGATGTTCGATGTGGCGGTGCAAGCGGCAATCGGCTCGCACATCATCGCGCGCGAAACCATCAAGGCCTTGCGCAAAAACGTGCTAGCGAAGTGCTACGGCGGCGACATTACCCGGAAGAAGAAGCTCCTCGAGAAACAGAAAGAGGGCAAGCGCCGCATGAAACAGGTCGGAAACGTTGAAATCCCGCAAGAGGCCTTCCTGGCTGTCCTGCGAGTCGAAGACGGCAAGTAA